One Pseudomonas muyukensis DNA segment encodes these proteins:
- a CDS encoding sulfurtransferase TusA family protein has product MSDTPTCDAELDASGLNCPLPLLKAKMELNRLASGAVLKVIATDSGSQRDFRTFAQLAGHTLLRETAEAGVYTYWLRKA; this is encoded by the coding sequence ATGAGTGACACCCCGACCTGCGACGCCGAGCTCGACGCCAGCGGTCTGAACTGCCCATTGCCACTGCTCAAGGCCAAGATGGAGCTCAATCGCCTGGCTAGTGGCGCGGTGCTCAAGGTGATCGCCACCGACAGTGGCTCCCAGCGTGACTTCCGCACTTTTGCCCAGTTGGCCGGTCATACGCTGCTGCGCGAAACGGCCGAGGCCGGCGTGTACACCTATTGGCTGCGCAAGGCCTGA